In Buchnera aphidicola (Schlechtendalia peitan), one genomic interval encodes:
- the lolA gene encoding outer membrane lipoprotein chaperone LolA — translation MYKIIQKFLRIFICICFFNLIQIYCALAKDLTFQHRISKIHNFYSYFKQDIIDELGILVQSSIGEIKIKQPGWFNWYVFYPNKIKIISNAKTIWIHDFLTNQVNIFFVKDIIKNTPFVLFTKESNNYFKNYNVFRNKDCFTLFPKDNIDTIKYCTICINNNKIIEKVIFVEKNGAKNIIRFYNQILKKFDSNQFVFRSFPGLTVDDERL, via the coding sequence ATGTACAAAATAATACAGAAATTTTTAAGAATTTTTATATGTATATGTTTTTTTAATCTTATACAAATTTATTGTGCATTAGCAAAGGATTTAACGTTTCAACATAGAATTTCTAAAATACATAATTTTTATTCATATTTTAAACAAGATATCATTGATGAATTAGGAATACTTGTCCAATCTAGCATAGGAGAAATAAAAATAAAACAACCTGGATGGTTTAATTGGTATGTATTTTATCCCAATAAAATTAAAATTATTTCTAATGCTAAAACAATATGGATCCATGACTTTTTAACAAATCAAGTTAATATTTTTTTTGTTAAAGACATTATTAAGAATACTCCATTTGTTTTATTTACTAAGGAAAGTAATAATTATTTTAAAAATTATAATGTCTTTAGAAACAAAGATTGTTTTACATTATTTCCAAAAGACAACATAGATACAATCAAATATTGTACAATTTGTATTAACAATAATAAAATAATTGAAAAAGTTATCTTTGTTGAAAAAAATGGTGCTAAAAATATTATTCGTTTTTACAATCAAATATTGAAAAAATTTGATAGTAATCAATTTGTTTTCAGATCTTTTCCAGGTTTAACTGTAGATGATGAAAGATTATAG
- the rpsA gene encoding 30S ribosomal protein S1 has product MTESFAQLFKESLRTIETKPGSIVQGVVIAIDKDAVLVDAGLKSESTIPIEQFKNSKGNLEIKIGDKVDVALDAIEDGFGETILSREKAKRHEAWLILEQAYKDSKIVIGTINGKVKGGFTVELDNIRAFLPGSLVDVRPVRDTNILEGKELEFKVIKLDQKRNNVVVSRRAVIESENSVERNLLLENLQEGMESKGIVKNLTDYGAFVDLGGVDGLLHITDMAWKRVKHPSEIVNIGDKIEVKILKFDREKIRVSLGLKQLGIDPWTKISKKYLEGTKITGKVTNLTDYGCFVEIEEGVEGLVHVSEMDWTNKNIHPSKVVNINTVIEVMVLDIDEEKRRISLGLKQCTINPWKKFSEKNSKGTCVQGKIKSITDFGIFIGLHGGIDGLVHLSDISWIESGEEAVKKYKKGDEISAVVLQVDSEKERISLGIKQLQEDPFSQYISNYKKDDVISGIIEKVDKTIVTVQLSKLIKGYIKVSELTTENNDNILHSSNFIVGETINIKLSSIDRKSKTIYLSIILPKNSLKNKGMDNQDIKKEKETENFSNAMTEAFKAAKNTD; this is encoded by the coding sequence ATGACTGAATCGTTTGCTCAATTGTTTAAAGAATCTCTAAGAACAATAGAAACTAAACCAGGATCTATTGTTCAAGGTGTTGTTATCGCTATAGATAAAGATGCTGTGTTAGTTGATGCTGGACTAAAATCTGAATCAACTATTCCTATAGAACAATTTAAAAATAGTAAGGGTAATTTAGAAATTAAAATAGGAGATAAAGTTGATGTGGCGTTAGATGCTATTGAAGATGGATTTGGTGAAACAATTTTATCACGCGAAAAAGCTAAACGTCATGAAGCATGGTTGATATTAGAACAAGCGTATAAAGATTCTAAAATAGTAATTGGCACAATTAATGGAAAAGTAAAAGGAGGATTTACTGTAGAATTAGATAATATCCGAGCTTTCTTACCTGGATCTCTAGTAGATGTTCGACCAGTAAGAGATACAAACATTTTAGAAGGAAAAGAATTAGAATTTAAAGTTATTAAGTTAGATCAAAAACGTAATAATGTTGTGGTATCTCGTCGAGCGGTTATTGAATCGGAAAATAGTGTTGAACGTAATTTATTACTTGAAAATTTACAAGAAGGCATGGAATCTAAGGGTATAGTGAAAAATCTGACTGATTATGGAGCTTTTGTAGATTTAGGAGGAGTAGATGGATTACTGCATATTACTGATATGGCTTGGAAAAGAGTAAAACATCCTAGTGAAATTGTTAATATTGGTGATAAAATTGAAGTAAAAATATTAAAATTTGATCGAGAAAAAATAAGAGTATCATTAGGACTAAAACAATTAGGTATCGACCCATGGACAAAAATTTCTAAAAAATATTTAGAAGGAACAAAAATAACCGGAAAAGTGACTAACTTGACTGACTATGGATGCTTTGTAGAAATTGAAGAAGGGGTAGAGGGATTAGTACATGTGTCAGAAATGGATTGGACTAACAAAAATATTCATCCATCTAAAGTTGTTAATATAAATACTGTCATTGAAGTTATGGTATTAGACATTGATGAAGAAAAAAGACGTATTTCTTTAGGATTAAAACAATGTACTATAAATCCATGGAAAAAATTTTCAGAAAAAAATAGTAAAGGAACATGCGTACAAGGAAAAATAAAATCTATTACGGATTTTGGGATTTTTATCGGTTTGCATGGTGGAATCGATGGATTAGTACATTTATCCGACATATCTTGGATTGAATCTGGTGAGGAAGCAGTCAAAAAATATAAGAAAGGTGATGAAATTTCAGCTGTAGTATTACAAGTAGATTCTGAAAAAGAAAGAATTTCTCTAGGTATTAAACAATTACAAGAAGATCCGTTTAGTCAATATATTTCTAACTATAAAAAAGATGATGTAATTTCTGGAATCATTGAGAAAGTAGATAAAACAATAGTTACAGTTCAATTATCTAAATTAATTAAAGGATATATTAAAGTTTCAGAATTAACTACTGAAAATAATGATAACATTTTACATTCATCTAATTTTATTGTTGGTGAAACAATAAATATAAAACTGTCTAGTATAGATAGAAAAAGTAAAACAATTTATTTATCTATTATATTACCTAAAAATTCATTAAAAAATAAAGGTATGGATAATCAAGATATAAAAAAAGAAAAGGAAACTGAAAATTTTTCTAATGCTATGACTGAGGCTTTTAAAGCAGCTAAAAATACAGATTAA
- a CDS encoding MIP/aquaporin family protein: MKNLRKKYILLTQCISEFLGTGLIIFISSTCAASSKLTNSLTSSWEISCILGIGTCIAIYASLFISGAHLNPIVTLVFFLLFNFNQKKVIPYIIFQILGSFLASSIVYKLYYNVLIQFECQQKILRGSIESVSSASIFSFFPNKNVSIVKIFILEFIATFIFMSIIISIRKNENFFYFKNILTPIFIGMLVCIINIIISPWTSFTLNPAHDIGSRIFICLLGWGKIAFTGGISMSYFIIPILGTILGSIASVYFYKLYKN, translated from the coding sequence ATGAAAAATTTAAGGAAGAAATATATTTTGTTAACACAATGCATTTCTGAATTTCTTGGTACAGGATTAATAATATTTATAAGTTCTACTTGTGCTGCATCATCGAAATTAACTAATAGTTTAACTAGTTCTTGGGAAATAAGCTGTATATTGGGAATAGGTACTTGTATAGCAATTTATGCAAGTTTGTTTATATCTGGTGCACACTTAAATCCAATTGTTACATTGGTATTTTTTTTATTATTTAATTTTAATCAGAAAAAAGTAATACCATATATTATATTTCAAATATTGGGATCTTTTTTGGCTTCTTCTATAGTATATAAATTATATTATAACGTATTAATACAATTTGAATGTCAACAAAAAATTTTAAGAGGAAGCATAGAAAGCGTAAGTTCAGCTTCTATTTTTTCTTTTTTCCCGAATAAAAATGTAAGTATCGTTAAAATATTTATACTAGAATTTATCGCTACTTTTATATTTATGTCTATAATTATTTCTATACGTAAAAATGAAAATTTTTTTTATTTTAAAAATATTCTCACTCCTATATTCATAGGAATGCTAGTATGCATAATAAATATAATTATTTCTCCATGGACTTCATTTACATTAAATCCTGCACATGATATTGGATCTCGCATATTCATATGTTTATTAGGTTGGGGAAAAATAGCATTTACTGGTGGAATAAGTATGAGTTATTTTATTATACCCATTTTAGGAACAATATTAGGATCTATTGCATCTGTATATTTTTATAAATTATATAAAAATTAA
- the tpiA gene encoding triose-phosphate isomerase: MKKKFIIANWKLNGSKELLNNLLIPMVDFVNINKITSTLIIVPPFVYLDRAYNIVMNTNIMIGAQNVDIHSSGAYTGEISIAMLNDINVKYVMIGHSERRLYHKENDLLIAKKFYIIKSYKLIPIFCIGETEQDYKSHMTKKICQQQIDVIFNSIGEHAFHNTIIAYEPIWAIGSGKIPSIAFIQDVCIFITSYILNKQKTSKKSFFIQYGGSIDENNIKELCTISGIDGFLIGSASLSISRFLKILNVVSHS; the protein is encoded by the coding sequence ATGAAAAAGAAATTTATTATAGCTAATTGGAAATTAAATGGAAGTAAAGAGTTGTTAAACAATTTGTTAATACCTATGGTTGATTTCGTCAACATAAATAAAATAACATCAACACTAATTATTGTTCCCCCATTTGTATATTTGGATCGAGCATATAATATAGTTATGAATACTAACATTATGATAGGAGCTCAAAATGTTGATATACATTCTAGCGGTGCTTATACTGGAGAAATTTCGATTGCTATGTTGAATGATATTAACGTTAAGTACGTTATGATTGGGCATTCTGAAAGACGATTATATCATAAAGAAAATGACTTGTTAATTGCAAAAAAATTCTACATAATCAAAAGTTATAAATTAATTCCAATATTTTGTATTGGAGAAACAGAACAAGATTATAAATCTCACATGACAAAAAAAATATGTCAGCAACAAATAGATGTTATTTTTAACTCAATTGGGGAACATGCATTTCATAATACAATAATAGCTTACGAACCGATTTGGGCGATTGGGTCAGGAAAAATTCCATCAATTGCATTTATACAAGATGTATGTATTTTTATAACAAGTTACATTTTAAACAAACAAAAAACAAGTAAAAAATCATTTTTTATTCAATATGGTGGTTCTATAGATGAAAATAACATTAAAGAACTATGCACAATATCTGGAATAGATGGTTTTTTAATTGGTTCAGCGTCATTATCTATTTCTCGTTTTTTAAAAATATTAAATGTTGTATCACATTCATAA
- the pfkA gene encoding 6-phosphofructokinase, with product MIKTIGVLTSGGDSPGMNAAIRGVVRTALSKNLSVLGIYDGYLGLYEDRMINLDRYSVSDIINKGGTFLGSARFPNFLKKNIRLVAIQNMKKRGIDVLVVIGGDGSYVGAKKLTKMGFPCISIPGTIDNDVAGTDYTIGYYTALDTVVEAIDRLRDTSSSHQRISIVEVMGRNCGDLTLAAAIAGGCEFIVLPEIDYVQEDLIKEIKAGIKKGKKHAIVAITEYICDVEKLAKYIQHETRRETRATILGHIQRGGAPGVFDRILASRMGEYAVELLLKGYQGQCIGVRNEKMVHHDISDALENMKRPFKFDWLITAKKLY from the coding sequence ATGATTAAAACAATTGGAGTGTTAACTAGTGGTGGAGATTCTCCAGGAATGAATGCTGCAATTCGAGGAGTAGTAAGAACTGCACTGAGTAAAAATTTATCAGTACTTGGCATATACGATGGATATCTTGGATTATATGAAGATAGAATGATTAATTTAGATAGATATAGTGTTTCAGATATAATTAATAAAGGAGGCACTTTTCTTGGTTCTGCTCGTTTTCCAAATTTTTTAAAAAAGAATATACGATTAGTAGCTATCCAAAATATGAAAAAACGTGGTATAGATGTTTTAGTAGTAATTGGAGGGGATGGATCATATGTAGGCGCTAAAAAATTAACTAAAATGGGATTTCCATGTATTAGTATACCAGGAACTATAGATAATGATGTTGCAGGGACCGATTATACAATAGGATATTATACAGCGTTAGATACAGTGGTAGAAGCCATTGATAGATTAAGAGATACATCTTCTTCTCATCAAAGAATTTCTATAGTAGAAGTTATGGGTCGTAATTGTGGAGATTTAACATTAGCTGCAGCTATAGCAGGAGGATGTGAATTTATAGTATTACCAGAAATTGATTATGTACAAGAAGACTTAATAAAAGAGATTAAAGCTGGAATTAAAAAAGGAAAAAAACATGCAATAGTAGCTATTACCGAATATATTTGTGATGTTGAAAAATTAGCAAAATATATTCAACATGAAACAAGGAGAGAAACCCGAGCAACCATTCTAGGACATATACAAAGAGGGGGGGCTCCGGGAGTTTTTGATCGAATTTTAGCTTCTAGAATGGGTGAATATGCAGTAGAATTGTTATTAAAAGGATATCAAGGGCAATGTATAGGTGTTAGAAACGAAAAAATGGTACATCATGATATCTCCGATGCTCTTGAAAATATGAAAAGACCATTTAAATTTGATTGGCTAATTACTGCAAAAAAATTATATTGA
- the serC gene encoding 3-phosphoserine/phosphohydroxythreonine transaminase, producing MDTNGNKIYNFSAGPAILPQEVLKKVQIELCNWNNSGKSIIEFSHRSKEFTLILEELEYNLRDLLNIPSYYKVILCHGGARGQFSAVPMNLLGNNSHPDYINSGYWSYNAAIESKKYCIPRIINVKKIFDNIISILPIDDWNINSKSAYLHYCPNETIEGISIHEEPNFGNITVVGDFSSTLLSRVIDIKKYGIIYASSQKNIGPPGTTIIIIHQDLLGKSKNTCPSILDYKILSKNNSMFNTPATFSIYVSHLVLKWIRKLGGLKAIERYNKEKSDLLYKMIDSTSFYVNNIDDRNRSHMNVTFTILNNNLYNVFFKEAHNFGLHCLNGHSVVGGIRASIYNAMPIKGVVALIKFMKIFEKKYK from the coding sequence ATGGATACGAATGGAAATAAAATTTATAACTTTAGTGCAGGACCTGCTATATTACCGCAAGAAGTTTTAAAAAAAGTGCAAATAGAATTGTGCAATTGGAACAATTCTGGAAAATCTATAATAGAATTTAGTCATAGAAGTAAGGAATTTACGTTAATATTAGAAGAATTAGAATATAACCTTCGTGATTTATTAAATATTCCTTCATATTATAAAGTAATACTGTGTCATGGTGGAGCGCGGGGGCAATTTTCTGCTGTACCTATGAATTTGTTAGGAAATAATTCACATCCTGATTATATCAATAGTGGATATTGGTCGTATAACGCAGCTATAGAAAGTAAAAAATACTGTATTCCTCGTATTATTAATGTTAAAAAAATATTTGATAACATAATTTCTATATTACCAATTGATGATTGGAACATAAATTCTAAAAGCGCATATTTGCACTATTGTCCTAATGAAACTATTGAAGGTATATCTATACACGAAGAACCTAATTTCGGTAATATTACTGTAGTTGGTGATTTTTCATCAACACTTCTTTCACGTGTTATAGACATTAAAAAATATGGTATTATTTATGCTAGTTCACAAAAAAATATCGGTCCTCCTGGAACAACTATTATCATAATACATCAGGATTTATTAGGAAAATCAAAAAATACATGTCCTTCTATTCTAGATTATAAAATACTTTCTAAAAATAACTCTATGTTTAATACACCAGCTACATTTTCTATATATGTGTCTCATTTAGTTTTAAAATGGATAAGAAAATTAGGTGGACTAAAAGCAATAGAAAGATATAATAAAGAAAAATCAGATTTACTGTATAAAATGATAGATAGCACAAGTTTTTATGTTAATAATATAGACGATAGGAATCGTTCTCATATGAATGTAACATTTACTATTTTAAATAACAATCTATATAATGTGTTTTTTAAAGAAGCTCATAATTTTGGATTGCATTGTCTAAATGGACATAGTGTTGTTGGAGGGATTCGTGCTTCTATTTATAATGCTATGCCAATAAAAGGTGTGGTAGCATTAATAAAATTTATGAAAATTTTTGAAAAAAAATATAAATAG
- the serS gene encoding serine--tRNA ligase yields the protein MLNIKLLRKNIIFFAQKLKRRGFYLDVTYFISLEKKRKLLQVHTENLQSKHNVITNLIKKKHNTDQDFSDLKDKANIIIKELSYTKTKLKNLLKKIKTFLDYIPNIPDDSIPLGLNSQDNIEISRWGNIRDFSFRIKDHIELGNDRGELDWISSAKISGSRFVVMKGNIALLHRALGQFMMDIHTIKHKYMETYVPYLVSKNSLYGTGQLPKFSMDLFYTQLSSDKKEKNNYVLIPTAEVPLTNLFQNCLLEEDKLPVMLVANTPCFRSESSSYGRDTKGLIRMHQFEKVEIVQIVHPNSSMKKLEELTTHAEKILKLLELPYRKVLLCSGDISFSSSKTYDLEVWFPSQKSYREISSCSNMLDFQARRIQARFYSKIDKKKYFLHTINGSGLAIGRTLAAILENYQQANGQVKIPKVLQDNYMKGLKFL from the coding sequence ATGTTAAACATTAAATTATTACGGAAAAATATTATTTTTTTTGCACAAAAATTAAAGAGAAGAGGATTTTATTTAGATGTAACGTATTTTATTTCTTTAGAAAAAAAAAGAAAACTATTACAGGTACATACCGAGAATCTTCAATCAAAACATAATGTTATTACAAATCTTATCAAAAAAAAGCATAATACTGATCAAGATTTTTCAGATCTTAAAGATAAAGCTAATATAATTATTAAAGAATTATCATATACTAAAACAAAACTAAAAAATTTGTTAAAAAAGATTAAAACGTTTTTAGATTATATTCCAAATATTCCTGATGATTCTATTCCCCTAGGTCTTAATAGCCAAGACAATATAGAAATTAGTCGTTGGGGAAATATACGCGATTTTTCTTTTAGAATAAAAGATCATATTGAATTAGGAAATGATCGAGGTGAATTAGACTGGATATCGTCAGCTAAAATATCTGGATCTCGATTTGTTGTTATGAAAGGTAATATTGCTTTATTGCATCGTGCATTAGGACAATTTATGATGGATATACATACTATAAAACATAAATATATGGAAACATATGTCCCTTATTTAGTATCTAAAAATAGTTTATATGGAACAGGGCAATTGCCAAAGTTTAGTATGGATTTATTTTACACTCAATTATCTTCTGATAAAAAAGAAAAAAATAATTATGTATTAATACCAACAGCAGAAGTACCATTAACTAATTTATTTCAAAATTGTTTATTAGAAGAAGATAAATTACCAGTTATGTTAGTAGCGAATACTCCATGTTTTCGTTCAGAATCTTCTTCATATGGACGTGACACTAAGGGTTTAATTAGAATGCATCAATTCGAAAAAGTTGAAATTGTTCAAATTGTGCATCCAAATAGTTCTATGAAGAAATTAGAAGAACTCACAACTCATGCAGAAAAAATTTTAAAATTATTAGAACTACCATATCGCAAAGTATTATTATGCTCAGGAGATATTAGCTTTTCATCTTCAAAAACTTACGATTTAGAGGTTTGGTTCCCATCACAAAAATCTTATCGTGAAATATCTTCTTGTTCTAACATGTTAGATTTCCAGGCACGTCGTATACAAGCTCGATTTTATTCAAAGATTGATAAAAAAAAATATTTTCTTCACACTATTAATGGATCAGGATTAGCTATCGGTAGAACGTTAGCAGCAATTTTAGAAAATTATCAACAAGCCAATGGACAAGTAAAAATACCTAAAGTATTACAAGATAATTATATGAAGGGATTAAAATTTTTATAA
- the cmk gene encoding (d)CMP kinase — protein sequence MNIPVITIDGPSGSGKSELCKKISQKLQWNILPSGLIYRILALIILRNRNFIKNKNFYFLQSLNFFNIINENILKKNTFSILIKNINTEEIGNFASKLACIPYIRKYLLFKQRIFRQFPGLVADGRDMGTVVFPDACIKFFLKADLKIRAQRRLLSLKKNTNINFNQLLNIMKERDYRDNNRLISPLFPSAGSIIIDSTYMNIQQVFNLCINYIIKLNNIKTLNIHKNL from the coding sequence ATGAATATCCCTGTTATTACAATAGATGGTCCAAGTGGATCAGGCAAAAGCGAGTTATGTAAAAAAATTTCTCAAAAACTACAGTGGAATATTTTACCATCGGGGCTAATATATAGAATTCTAGCTCTTATTATTTTACGTAATAGAAATTTTATAAAAAATAAGAATTTCTATTTTTTACAATCTTTAAATTTTTTTAATATTATTAATGAAAACATTTTAAAAAAAAATACCTTTAGCATATTAATAAAAAATATTAACACAGAAGAAATAGGAAATTTTGCATCTAAATTAGCTTGTATTCCATATATTAGAAAATATTTATTATTTAAACAAAGAATTTTTCGCCAGTTTCCTGGTTTAGTAGCTGATGGACGAGATATGGGAACTGTAGTTTTCCCTGATGCATGTATTAAATTTTTTTTAAAAGCTGATTTGAAAATAAGAGCACAAAGGCGTTTATTAAGTTTAAAAAAGAATACAAATATTAACTTTAATCAGTTATTAAATATTATGAAAGAACGAGATTATCGTGATAATAATAGATTGATATCACCATTATTTCCTTCCGCAGGTTCTATTATAATAGATTCCACTTATATGAATATACAACAAGTATTTAATTTATGTATTAATTATATAATAAAACTAAATAACATTAAAACACTCAATATTCATAAAAATCTATGA
- the gpmA gene encoding 2,3-diphosphoglycerate-dependent phosphoglycerate mutase, with product MTTYKLILMRHGESEWNKLNRFTGWRDIDLSEIGIIEAVKCAKLLELKKFSFDCAYTSVLKRSIHTMWTIIKYLNLSWIPIKKSWHLNERHYGALQGLNKDDVIKKYGNNQVQQWRRSFNISPPQISISEQEVLAIDPKYSHINFNDIPLSESLESTSKRVLPFWKKVIFPNLKKKKKIIIVAHGNSLRALIKYLSNMSDQDIMKLDIATGIPMVYEFDRYFQPIKYHYL from the coding sequence ATGACAACATACAAATTAATTTTAATGAGACATGGTGAAAGTGAATGGAATAAATTAAATAGATTTACTGGATGGAGAGATATAGATTTATCTGAAATAGGTATTATTGAAGCAGTAAAATGTGCTAAATTATTAGAACTAAAAAAATTTAGTTTTGATTGTGCATATACTTCTGTTTTAAAGCGATCTATTCACACTATGTGGACTATTATAAAGTATTTAAATCTATCATGGATTCCAATTAAAAAATCCTGGCATTTAAATGAACGCCATTATGGTGCCCTACAAGGACTAAATAAAGATGATGTAATTAAAAAATATGGAAATAATCAAGTTCAACAATGGAGAAGAAGTTTCAATATTTCTCCTCCTCAAATAAGTATATCGGAACAAGAAGTTTTAGCGATAGATCCAAAATATTCTCATATTAATTTTAACGATATTCCATTATCTGAAAGTTTAGAATCTACTTCTAAAAGAGTTCTTCCATTTTGGAAGAAAGTTATTTTTCCTAACTTAAAAAAGAAAAAAAAGATTATTATAGTAGCTCATGGAAATTCTCTACGTGCGTTAATTAAATATTTAAGTAACATGAGTGATCAAGATATTATGAAACTAGATATTGCCACTGGAATTCCTATGGTATACGAGTTTGATAGATATTTCCAACCTATAAAATACCACTATTTATAA
- the aroA gene encoding 3-phosphoshikimate 1-carboxyvinyltransferase yields the protein MKDSLTLNAISFINGIIHLPGSKSISNRALLLSAMSHGVTVLKNLLLSDDTRHMLNALKVFGINFTFSKNNTICTIKGKAQPLYINQEITLFLGNSGTSMRSLTAILSLSNNNILLTGDERMKERPIKHLVNALQKGGAIIKYSEKKNYPPIKIQGGFSGGNIIIDGSISSQFLTALLISAPLAILDSTIMVKGTLVSKPYIDITLKLIRIFGIDIKNDSYTCFYIKGRQRYISPVNYSIEGDASSASYFLAAAAIKGGSVCVTGIGKNSIQGDVKFSNILRKMGSFITIGNNFVCCRGGGELHGIDMNLNDIPDAAMTIAIVALFSIGNTIIRNIYNWRVKETDRLSAMSAELRKIGALIHEGNDYICISPPKKFLYASINTYNDHRIAMCFSLIALANTKITLLNPNCVNKTYPNYFKELNSISF from the coding sequence ATGAAAGATTCATTAACATTAAATGCAATTTCATTTATTAATGGAATCATACATTTACCAGGTTCAAAAAGTATATCTAATCGAGCATTATTATTATCAGCTATGTCCCATGGAGTTACCGTATTAAAAAATTTATTACTTAGTGATGACACTCGACATATGTTAAATGCATTGAAAGTTTTTGGAATAAATTTTACTTTTTCAAAAAATAATACTATTTGTACAATTAAGGGAAAAGCTCAACCATTATATATAAATCAAGAAATTACGCTATTTTTAGGAAATTCAGGAACTTCTATGAGGTCTTTAACAGCAATTTTGTCATTAAGTAATAACAATATATTGCTAACGGGTGATGAAAGAATGAAAGAAAGGCCAATAAAACATTTAGTTAATGCTTTACAGAAAGGTGGTGCAATAATTAAATATTCTGAAAAAAAAAATTATCCTCCTATTAAGATCCAAGGAGGATTTTCAGGAGGAAATATAATTATTGATGGATCAATTTCTAGTCAATTTCTAACAGCTTTATTAATTTCAGCTCCATTAGCTATACTAGATTCTACAATTATGGTAAAAGGAACATTAGTTTCCAAACCCTATATAGATATAACTTTAAAATTAATAAGAATATTTGGAATTGATATAAAAAACGATTCTTACACGTGCTTTTATATTAAAGGACGTCAACGTTATATATCTCCAGTAAACTATTCAATAGAAGGGGATGCATCTTCTGCTTCATATTTTCTTGCTGCAGCTGCTATTAAAGGTGGATCAGTATGTGTAACAGGAATTGGTAAGAATAGTATTCAAGGAGATGTTAAATTTTCGAATATACTTAGAAAGATGGGTTCATTTATTACTATAGGAAACAATTTTGTTTGTTGTAGAGGAGGAGGAGAATTACACGGTATTGATATGAATTTAAATGATATCCCTGATGCTGCTATGACAATTGCTATTGTAGCTTTATTTTCTATCGGAAATACTATTATTAGAAACATTTATAACTGGAGAGTTAAAGAAACTGATAGATTATCAGCCATGTCTGCTGAATTAAGAAAAATAGGTGCTTTAATACACGAAGGAAATGACTATATTTGTATTTCTCCACCGAAAAAATTTTTATATGCAAGTATTAATACTTATAACGATCATAGAATAGCTATGTGTTTTTCTTTAATAGCATTAGCTAATACAAAAATCACTTTATTAAATCCTAATTGTGTAAATAAAACATATCCGAATTATTTTAAAGAATTAAATTCTATTAGTTTTTGA